The genomic stretch TTCAAATTGTGATAAAGATGCTTATTTTGCATTAGAAAAATCTGGATTTAATGCAGAATATATATGGCATGATTTCGAAAAAACTCTTGACTATGATTTTTTATTTATACCTGGTGGATTTAGTTATGGAGATTATTTAAGAGCTGGAGCACTTGCAAAGTTTTCACCTGTTATGAAATCTGTTGAAAAATACATAATTAATGAAAGAGGTTTAGTTATGGGGATTTGTAATGGATTTCAAATTTTATCTGAATCTGGATTACTTCCAGGAGCACTTGCAAAAAACAAACATCATAAATTTATATGTAAAAATGTAGAATTAGATGTTATAAACAAAAAATCACCATTTACTTCTGGAATTTCAAAAGAAAAAATAATATTACCTATTGCTCATATGGAAGGAAATTATATGGATGATTATGAAAATATAAATAAATTAGAATCAAAAAATCTGATATCTTTCAAATATACGGATAATCCAAATGGTTCTATGAATAATATAGCTGGAATAATAAATGAAAAAGGAAATGTTATGGGTATGATGCCACATCCTGAAAGAAATACAGTAAAACTATTAGGAAATGGTGATGGAGCATATATATTTCTCTCAATAAGGAGGCATTTAGAAAATGGAAATTAAAACTTTAGCCTTAAATCTTGGATTATCTGTAGAAGAATATAAATTAATAATTGAAAAATTAGATAGAGAGCCTACTGAACTTGAAACCTATTTATATTCAGCACAATGGTCAGAACATTGTGGTTATAAACATTCAAAAGAATTTTTAAAAAATCTTCCAATGAATATAGAAAATGAAAATGCTGGGTATATAAAGATTGATGATTATGCAGTAGTTTTTAAAGTCGAAAGTCATAATCATCCAAGTGCTGTAGAACCCTATCAAGGAGCAGCAACTGGAATAGGTGGAATAGTTAGAGATGTTCTTGCGATGGGAGCAAGGCCAATTGCGCTTTTAGATTCATTAAAATTTGGAAATATTGAAGATGCACATTCGAAAAATATTTTTGAAGGTGTTGTAGAAGGGATCAGTGGGTATGGAAACTCAATAGGAGTACCAACCGTAGCTGGTGAAACATATTTTGATGAAACTTATTCTACCAATCCACTTGTAAATGTTATGTGTGTTGGTTTAGCAAAAGAAAAAGAATTAACTTATTCTAAGGCAACTAATCATAACAAAAAGTATATATATGTTGGTGCTAAAACGGGAAGAGATGGAATTCATGGAGCTTCATTTGCTTCGAAAGAATTATCTGGAAGAGATGATAGACCATCTGTACAAGTTGGAGATCCTTTTTCAGAAAAAAATTTAATAGAAGCTACTCTTGAAATACTAAAAATAAAAGGTGTTTTAGCTTGTCAAGATATGGGAGCTGCTGGATTATTAAGTTCAATATCAGAAATGTCTTTTAAAGGAGATCTTGGCTGTGAATTATATATAGATAAAATTCCTTTAAGAGAAAAAAATATGAAACCTTGGGAAATAATGCTTTCAGAATCACAAGAAAGAATGTTATTTTTGATAGATGAAGGTTGTGAAAAATCTATAAAAAAAGTTGTTTCAAAATATATGCTTGATTATTCAGAAGTTGGTAAAACTATATATGAAAAAAGAATGAAAATTTATAAAAATGAAGAAATAATATGTGATACACCTTTAGAACCACTTGTAAACGCACCTTCTTTAAAAAAAGTAAGTGAAACACCTTCTTATTTTTATGTTCATAGAGCAAGAAAATATCCTAAAATAGAAAAACATCCTAAGTATATATTAAAAGAAATTTTAAAACATCCAAATATAGCTAACAAAAATTGGATATATCAACAATACGACTATAAAGTAGGAAATAACACTATAGTAGAACCTGGAGAAGCTGATTCATCAATATTATGGATAAAAGATACTAATAGAGGATTTGCAGTTACAATAGATTCTAATCCCTTATATACATATTTAAATCCATATGAAGGTTCAAGAAATATAGTGTATGAAGCTGCAAGAAATATAATAAGTACTGGAGCTATTCCTCAAGGAGTTACGGATAATCTTAATTTTGGTGACCCTGAAGAATCTACAGTTAATTGGCAATTTGAACAATCTGTAAAAGGTATATCAAATGCCTGTAGGGAGTTAGAAACACCAATAACTGGTGGAAATGTATCATTTTATAATGAATCAAAAAATAAAATAATATATCCAACTCCTGTTATAGGAATGGTTGGAACTATAAAAAATGTAAACAATATAAAGAATAAATCATTTAAAAATATTGGAGACATAGTATATATAGTCGGTAAAACAGAGATATGTAGTGATTTTATAGGTGGAAGTATATATTTGAAAATACTTCAAGACTTTATAGGTGGAGAAATAGACAAAGTAAAGACTCTTTATGAACTTGGTCTTCAAAAAACGATATTAAATTTAATAAATAAAAATTTAGTAAACGCTGTTCATGATATTTCTAAAGGTGGAATTGCTGTGGCAGTTTTAGAATCTTCTTTCTCAGGATTAAAAGGGTTTAAAGGCTTTGTTGGAGAAACAAATGAACAAATTTTTGGAGAAAATCAATCTAGATTTATAGTTAGTGTACCGGCAGAAAAAAATATAATATTTGAAAAAGAAATGTTCAATAATAAAATGGATTACTTAAAATTGGGAATAGTAACCCCTAAAGAATATGGAATTGATTTAGGATTTGGAAAAATGTCCTTTGAAGAATTGTATTCAATATTCAATAATTCTGTAAGAAAACATATGGAGGAGTAATTATGATAGGAGAGGAATGTGGAATATTTGGAACATTTTTAAAAAATCCAGAAGAGATAAATGCTCCATCATATGTATTAGAAGGACTCGTTGCACTTCAACATAGAGGACAAGAATCATGTGGTGTTTCATATGTGCAAGATAATAAAATTCTTGTAAAAAAAGAGTTTGGTACTGTTTTAGAAGGTTTTAATGATAAAGAAAAAATCCAAAAAATGAAATCTTATATATCGATAGGCCATGTTAGATATTCTACAAAAGGTGGAAATATAATAAATAATGCTCAACCTTATAAAGTAGATTATAAAGATTCATCATTTTCTATAGCTCATAATGGACAAATAGAAAATGCAAAAGAAATAAAAAAAGAATTGGAAAAAGATGGACATATATTTTTAACAGATTCAGATTCTGAAGTAATACTTCATATTCTTATAAAAAAATTAAAAAAAGAACCAGAAAAATGGAATATAGAAGAAATATCCAATATACTTCAAGAAAATTTAAAACCATCATATTCACTTTTAATGATGATGAAAAATAGATTAATAGCGATTAGAGATCCACAAGGATATAGACCTTTATCAATATATGAAGATGAAAAAGGATATTATATATCTTCAGAGGATTGTGGATATAAATTTTTAAATGCTAATTATAAAAAGGTAAGAGACATAATGCCTGGAGAAACAATCGAAATAACATCAAATAAAATTCAAAAATATACTATAAAACAAAATAAAAAAACAAATTTTTGTTTTTTTGAACATGTATATTTTTCCAGACCAGATTCGAATGTATTTGGCATAAATGTTCATCAAATGCGTAAAAGACTTGGGGAAGAATGTGCATTACAAAATCCAGTAGATGCTGATATAGTTATTCCAGTTATGGACAGTGGATTATCAGCTGCAATCGGATATTCAAAAATGTCAGGAATACCATTAGATATGGGACTTATGCGTAACAGATATATAGGTAGAACTTTTATAAATCCAGTACAAAAAGATAGAGAAATAGGTGTTATAAGAAAATTAACCCCAATATTAGAAATAGTAAAGAATAAAAGAGTCATACTCGTTGATGATTCATTAGTAAGAGGAACAACTATGAAAAAAATAGTAAAAATATTGAGAGAAGCTAAAGCTGAAGAAGTACATGTGAGAATATCGAGTCCGAAAGTAATAAATGTTTGCAATTGGGGAGTTGATATACCAGATACTCAACAATTAATAGCTGCTAATAATGATTTAGAAAATATAAGAAAAATAATACAGGCAGATAGTATAGGTTATGTAAGTATAGAAGGAATAAAAAAAATATTAAACAATAATTTTAATAATTATTGTTTAAAGTGCTTTCAGAGGTGAAAAAATGAATTATGAAAATAGTGGTGTTAACATAAATAAAGCAAATAAAATGATAAATGGAATAAAAGAACTAATAGGTTCAAATATAGGTCTTTATGCTGGAATATATCCATTGTATAAACATATAGAAGATTATAAAAAACCATGTCTTATATCATCTTCTGATGGAATAGGAACAAAATTATTATTACTTGAAAAAAATAAAAGATGGGATATTGCGGCTCAAGATCTTGTCGCAATGAATGCCAATGATTTAGTATGTATGGGTGCAAAACCCCTATACTTTATGGACTATTATTCAACATCTAAATTAAATGAAACAGAGGCAATGAATTTTATAAAAGAATTAAATAAAATATTAAAAAGTATAAATTGTGAACTCTTAGGTGGCGAAACAGCTGAATTGCCAGGAATGTATAAAAATGAAACAGTTGATATTTCAGGTTTCATAACTGGAATAGTAGAAGAAGATGAAATATTGAAAAAAGAAAATGTAAAAGAAAATGATATAATATTAGCTTTAAATTCAAATGGCCCACATTCAAATGGATTTTCTCTTATAAGAAGCTTAATAGATTCTAAAAAACTTGATATAGATGAAGACTTAATAAATCCAACCAGATTATATGTAAATGAAACTTTAGAATGTAAGAAATATTTAAAAGCCGCAGCTCATATTACTGGTGGAGGTATAGTAGAAAATCTTGAAAGAATAATACCAGAGAATCTAACTGCAAACTTAAAATTAAATTGGGAAATTCCAAATATATTCAAAAAAATAAAAAATTCTGGTGTTGAACTTGAAGAAATGTTTAAAGTATTTAATATGGGAATTGGAATGATATATATATTAGAAGAAAAAAATATTTCTAAAGTACAAGAAATATTGGAAAAATATAAAATATCTAATTTTATAATAGGAAAAATGGAAAAATATATGAATAAAAAAGTTTTTTTGGAGATTTAAAAAATGAAAAAAATAATAATACTTGCATCTGGTAATGGAAGTAATTTTGAAAGTATATGTAAAAAAATAGATAAAAATGTAAAAATAGAATGTCTTATAACAAATAATCCTATGGCTCAAGTTATACAAAAAGCAAAAAAATATCAAATAAAAACACATATAATAGACTCAAAAAGTATAAACAAAAATGAATATAAAGAACTATTAATAAAAACTTTAGAAAAATATTCAAGCATAGATTTAATAGTTTTAGCTGGATATATGAAAATTATAGAAAAAGAAATAATAGAAAAATATAAAAATAAAATAATAAATATTCATCCATCATTATTACCAGCTTTTAAAGGCATGAATGCAATACAAAAAGCTTATACTTATGGTGTGAAATATACAGGAATAACAATACATTATATAGATGAAAATATAGATGAAGGAACAATAATAGAACAAAAAGTGATAAAAATAAATTATAAAGAAAATTTAGAATATCTCGAAAATAAAATACATGAAATAGAGCATGAAACATATACAAAAGTAATAGAAAAAATATTAAAAACAATGTAAAAAAAGCCTCCAAGCAGATTTTGTATTATTTATTAATCACATATCTGTTATGGAGGTATATTTTTACTTAACTCTTTTTAATTTCCATTTTCCTTTATTATAAAATGAAACACTTACAATTGTTTCCGCAAGATCAGCAAATAAAAATGAAGCCCATACCCAATTTATATCAAAATTTAAAATTTTTATAAATACAATTAAAAAAGGTAATTGAACTCCCCATCTTGAAATCATACTGGAAATAAAAAATGGAATATTATAACCAGAACCTGAAAAAGCAGTTGCCAGTCCAAAACCATAACCCAAAAATATTAGGCCAATAGACCCAAAAATTAAAAAATCAGAACCAAACTTAATAACTTCAATATTATCTGTAAAAAGAGATAATATATTTTGTGAAAAAAATAAAATAATTATTGTGAAAATCATCATAAAAGATATAGAAAGAAAAGCTGCCATCTTTGAAGAATCTTCAGCTCTTTTAACATCATTAGCTCCAAGTGATTGACCTATAATGGTTGAACTTCCCATAGAGAGACCTACTAAAGGCATAAATGCAAATCCGAAAATTCTACCAGCTATTCCATTTGCGGCAAGTGCATTATTTCCAAATACTGAGATAAAACCTAAAATAAAAGTATTAGATAAATTTCTTAGAAATATTTCAAAACCATTAGGTAGACCTATTGTCATCAAAGAAATATCCACATTCTTATTCAATTTTAAAAGACCTTTTAAAGACGGTTTTATACCTCTTTTACCAGAAAATAAAAAATAAAAACCTATAAAAAATGCAATACTCTGAGAAATTATAGTTGCAACGGCAGCACCGAAAACGCCCAAATTAAAACCAGGAATAGATAAAAATGGAGTCTTATCAAACATGAAAATTGGATCTAAAAAAATATTTAAAATACTGACAAATATCATTATAAACATTGGAGTTTTTGGATCACCTATACATCTTAAAGCAGTGTTAACAGAATAAGAAGAAAACATAATAGGTAAAAAGAAAAGTCTTATATATCCATATTCAAGTCCCATGTTAACCGTTTCTATATCTGTAAAAAGATACATTATAGGTTTTAAAAAAATGGATAGAATAATAGCAGCGATTAAAGCCATCAAGAATTTAAAAGTTATAGTTTGCTCTATTGCTATATTAGTTGATTTTATATCTTTTCTTCCAAAAGCTTGAGAAATTAAAGAAATTGAAGAAGAACCTATTATTTCATTTAAAGACTCAACAACCCAAAAAATCGTTGTAAATATAGTTATTCCTGCGATAGCTTGAGATGATATTTTTCCTATCCAATATAAATCAACAAGGTCATATATCATTTGAGCACTGAATCCTATCATAGTTGGAATAGCCATTAAAAAGATATTTTTAAAAATACTCCCCTTAGTTAAATCTTTTGACATATATTCCTCCAAATATTACCAAGCTTCTATTTGATCATCTACTATATCATCATTGAATCTTGGAATAAAAATTCTATTAGATCTTTCATTACCAAAAAAATCTTTTTCTATACTGTTAAAAGTTCCCAAGTTATATTTATATTTAATTTCTTTATTGGGAACAACTTTAACTTTTAAAGAATAAGAATCATCAGAATTTTTTGTCATTCTATAATTTTCATCTCCTGGGAACCAATTATTAAAATTTCCCATTATATATATATCATCGTTTTCGTTTGTTTCAGATGGTATAGAAGAAATTACAAAAGTAATATAAAAAAAGTTATTTTCATCAATGATATAATCATTCCCTTTTGAAGAATCAATCGAATTAACTTCATTTACTTCAGAAGTTTGAATAGAACATGAAACTAATATCATCGAAAAAGATATTAAAAAAGCAAAAAATAAAAATTTTTTCATAAAAACACCTCCAAATTTTTAGTTATTATTATCATAATTTTTTTTCCAAAGAAAATATGAAAAATTAAAAATTCTTTTATAAGAAAAATGAAGAATCAGATAAAATGTTAATCCTATTAAAAACCAGAGATTAGCCATTAATTCATAAATACGACCATCCACTACAAAAAATACTTTATATAAAAATAAAGAACCTAATTCGATTAAAGAAAAACAAATAATTTGAAATATAGCTCTTTTCTCTATTACTGATACTGTCGCTGGTAAAAGTATTAAACCGTAAAAAATCCATCCAAAAGGATCATTCAAAAACAATATTATTACAAAAGTAGATATAATAGACATATAAAAATATCTTTTACCTGCCATTTTAAATATAAAATAAAGAGGAATTACAGCAAGAAAAGAAAAAGCCATTCCTAAAAAAGGTATGAACATTTGACTTGAAAATAATAGAACACTTATAACTGAAAATATTGCAGAAACCGTTATGTTTTTTGTCATTATGAACCTCCAAATAAAATATGGTAAAATGTTATCATGTATAATTATATAACATAAATGAGGAGGATTATAAAATTGAAAGAAAATTCTGTGCAAATGGAAAAAATTATGAGAGAAATAAACTTTAAAATAAAAATAGAAGGAAGAAAAGTATTAAAACAATTAGAACTATCAACAGCACAATTTGATGTTCTTCAAATACTTTATTTTAAGGGAGATAAAAAATTAAGTGATATAAGTAAAAGTTTAGGAGTTACAAAATCAACAACAACTGGATTAATAAAAAGACTTGAAGCGTTAAATCTCATAGAAAAAATACAATCATCAAAAGATAAAAGAATATATAATGTAAAAATAACAACAAAGGGGAAAAAAATAATAGATGAAGTTATAATACGCAGAATAAGTTTAATGGAAAAAGTGATAGAAAAAATGGGAAAAGATGAGACTTTTATAGAAAAATTGATAAAGCTAAAAAATACACTAAATGAGGTGGTTGAAGGTGATGAACTATAAGAAGTCTGTTTTAAGTATATTTTATTTGATGATTTTAACTCTTTTTTCATTTTCGGCAAATATAGTAATTCAGGGATTAAAAGGGACAGACATCTTTATAAATGATGTATATAATACTACAATACAATCAGAACAAACAATAATAGAAATACCAGAAGGAAACTATAATATAAAACTAAAAAAATCTGGTTTTACTGATTATGAAAAAAATATACAATTACAACAAAATTCATATGAAAATTTAATTGCTCAACAAATACCACTTACAAGAATAGAATTTAATTTGAATATTCCTCAATTTACAGTTGAATATGAGTATCAGCAAACAAAAATTAATTATGAATTAAAAAACAAAGATTATATAGATATTCCTTACACTGTAAAATCTATAAAAATAATGGCGAATGAATACAATACTCTTGAAGTAAATTTAAATTCAAAACCATTTTTAAAAACGACAATAACGGATGAATTGTTAAAAATGGGATATATAAAAATCAATACAACTCCAGAGAAATCAAAAGTTTATTATAAAAATGAATATATTGGAGAAACACCTATTATAATAGAAAAAGAAAAAATAGAAGATATATATATAGAGAAAGAAGGTTATATAAGAGAAAAAATAGAAAATTATTCAAATCAAGGAGAAATGACTATAAATTTAAACAAAGGAATAAATTTAAGTATAGGAAGTAATCCAATTGAAACTGCAGTTTATATAGATGGTGAATATAAAGGGAATACTCCATATTCATCTATGTTGAAAAAAGGAAAATATACAATAACCCTTTCAAAATTTGGGTATAAAACAAAACAAATGTATATAAATCTTGAAAAAGAGGAAGATTATAATTCTTATTATATTACATTGGAAAGTATGTTCAATGAAATAAATATAATAAATGCTAAAGAATATGAAATAAATATAGATGGTGTTTATTTTGGAAATGGAATAAATAAAATATATATAGATGATTCTAAGCATTCATTCAGAGCTTTAAATAAAGATAAAAATATAAATACAGTAATTGGTAAAAATATAAAGATGATAGACTTAAAAAGAACATCTTTCATAAATGTTGTAGGTTCAGAAAATGAATATATAAATATGTTAAATAAGTCTTTAAAATCACCATCATTTTTTAATTTAAATTTGATTTCAAATGAACAACCTGTAAGCATAAAAACAATTTCAAATAATTATATAGTAAATGCAAAACCTGGAGAATCTTCTGATCTATTCACAAAAGAAGATAAAGCAATGTTGATAATAAGTTCTAATAATCCAAATACATCCTTTTATATAAATGGAGATTATGTAAATGCTCAAGATGCTATAAATAAAATTGTAAATCCTGGAACATACAATATAAAAGCTAATTTTGCAAATATGAGTGAAATAATTAATGTTGATATAAAAGATAATGAAATAAAATATATAAACTTTAATTTTAAATATGATATACCTGTAAAAATAAAGTCCGATACGGGTATAAAAGTAAATGACAAAAATTATACGAATATACCAGAATTATTTTATTTAAATATGGGGGCAAACAAAATAGAATACAAAAATGAAAAAATAATCATTTTTATTTATGAACCTCAATATATAGACTTAACATCATTAAATTAATTGGAGGTAAAAAATGAAAAAAATAATAGTATTTTTATTTATGATAGTGATAAGTTCTTTCGTATTTTCTCAAACAAATATAAAAGATTTAAAACCTTCATCACCATCTTATCCACATGTTATAAGAATGATAGAAAATGGAATAATGACACTTGATAATCAAGGAAGGTTTAATGGTTCAGAAACAATGCCCAAATATGATATAGCTGTTTTTGGATCAAAAATTTTAGATTATTTAGAAGGAATATATGGAAATAAAATTGTAGACTTTGAAAATAGAATAGCTTATATAGAACAAGCTAAACCTATAGAAAGAATAGAAAATCTTGAAAGTATGGTAAATACTTTTGATCTTAGAATAGAAAATTATGATCAAGATGTAAAATTACTTACGAAACAAGTAAGTGACATATTGAAAGTCATAACCCCAGGGGAAAACCTTGAAGCAGATAATGTTATATATAAAAATATCGTTGAAAATACAAATAAAGTTGCCGAAAAAGCTGCAAAAGAAGAATTACAGAAAATAAGTGAAGAAACATTAGTTCAAATGACGGAATTTAATAAAAAAATGGAAAATTTTGAAAAACAAGTACAACTTTTGAACCAAAAGTATGATAAAAATACAGAATATTTAAATACTTTAATAATGTCTAATGAACAAAAAAGTAGAGAAGAGTTAAAAAACTATGTAGATATGAAATTTAATAATGAAATAGATGCTTTAAAAACAACTTTAAGAAACATTGCAAACTCTGAAATCGGTTATTACAGTACAACATTAGAATCAACTCTTATGAAAATGGATTCAAGAATAGTAAATATAGAAAATAGTATTAAAGATATAAATACATTAAACTTAAATTCATATGATTCAAAATTAAATGATATAGAAGCAAAATTAAAAGCATATGAAAATAAAATAATAGATTCAACATTAGATGATAAAGATCCTTCATCACAATTAATAAAAGCTGAAATAGAATCTTTAAAAATAGACTTAAATAAAATTCAAAATGAGATCAAAGGCATACAAGACTCAAATAAATACAATAAATCATATATAGAATCTTTTGATCAAAGAGAAAAATACTATATAAACTTATTAAATCAAACAAATGAAAAATTTGATAATCTTTCATCAGAACTTATTTTTCAAGGAAAAAAAATAGATAGTTTAATGTTTCAAATATCAAAAAATGATATAAACAAATCTGAAGAAAATACTTATGATCCACAAATGCAAAATTTAACCCAAAGAATATCAAGCCTTGAAAGATTCATGA from Oceanotoga teriensis encodes the following:
- the purL gene encoding phosphoribosylformylglycinamidine synthase subunit PurL; protein product: MEIKTLALNLGLSVEEYKLIIEKLDREPTELETYLYSAQWSEHCGYKHSKEFLKNLPMNIENENAGYIKIDDYAVVFKVESHNHPSAVEPYQGAATGIGGIVRDVLAMGARPIALLDSLKFGNIEDAHSKNIFEGVVEGISGYGNSIGVPTVAGETYFDETYSTNPLVNVMCVGLAKEKELTYSKATNHNKKYIYVGAKTGRDGIHGASFASKELSGRDDRPSVQVGDPFSEKNLIEATLEILKIKGVLACQDMGAAGLLSSISEMSFKGDLGCELYIDKIPLREKNMKPWEIMLSESQERMLFLIDEGCEKSIKKVVSKYMLDYSEVGKTIYEKRMKIYKNEEIICDTPLEPLVNAPSLKKVSETPSYFYVHRARKYPKIEKHPKYILKEILKHPNIANKNWIYQQYDYKVGNNTIVEPGEADSSILWIKDTNRGFAVTIDSNPLYTYLNPYEGSRNIVYEAARNIISTGAIPQGVTDNLNFGDPEESTVNWQFEQSVKGISNACRELETPITGGNVSFYNESKNKIIYPTPVIGMVGTIKNVNNIKNKSFKNIGDIVYIVGKTEICSDFIGGSIYLKILQDFIGGEIDKVKTLYELGLQKTILNLINKNLVNAVHDISKGGIAVAVLESSFSGLKGFKGFVGETNEQIFGENQSRFIVSVPAEKNIIFEKEMFNNKMDYLKLGIVTPKEYGIDLGFGKMSFEELYSIFNNSVRKHMEE
- the purQ gene encoding phosphoribosylformylglycinamidine synthase subunit PurQ, with product MKKLKAGVIVFPGSNCDKDAYFALEKSGFNAEYIWHDFEKTLDYDFLFIPGGFSYGDYLRAGALAKFSPVMKSVEKYIINERGLVMGICNGFQILSESGLLPGALAKNKHHKFICKNVELDVINKKSPFTSGISKEKIILPIAHMEGNYMDDYENINKLESKNLISFKYTDNPNGSMNNIAGIINEKGNVMGMMPHPERNTVKLLGNGDGAYIFLSIRRHLENGN
- the purM gene encoding phosphoribosylformylglycinamidine cyclo-ligase, which codes for MNYENSGVNINKANKMINGIKELIGSNIGLYAGIYPLYKHIEDYKKPCLISSSDGIGTKLLLLEKNKRWDIAAQDLVAMNANDLVCMGAKPLYFMDYYSTSKLNETEAMNFIKELNKILKSINCELLGGETAELPGMYKNETVDISGFITGIVEEDEILKKENVKENDIILALNSNGPHSNGFSLIRSLIDSKKLDIDEDLINPTRLYVNETLECKKYLKAAAHITGGGIVENLERIIPENLTANLKLNWEIPNIFKKIKNSGVELEEMFKVFNMGIGMIYILEEKNISKVQEILEKYKISNFIIGKMEKYMNKKVFLEI
- the purF gene encoding amidophosphoribosyltransferase: MIGEECGIFGTFLKNPEEINAPSYVLEGLVALQHRGQESCGVSYVQDNKILVKKEFGTVLEGFNDKEKIQKMKSYISIGHVRYSTKGGNIINNAQPYKVDYKDSSFSIAHNGQIENAKEIKKELEKDGHIFLTDSDSEVILHILIKKLKKEPEKWNIEEISNILQENLKPSYSLLMMMKNRLIAIRDPQGYRPLSIYEDEKGYYISSEDCGYKFLNANYKKVRDIMPGETIEITSNKIQKYTIKQNKKTNFCFFEHVYFSRPDSNVFGINVHQMRKRLGEECALQNPVDADIVIPVMDSGLSAAIGYSKMSGIPLDMGLMRNRYIGRTFINPVQKDREIGVIRKLTPILEIVKNKRVILVDDSLVRGTTMKKIVKILREAKAEEVHVRISSPKVINVCNWGVDIPDTQQLIAANNDLENIRKIIQADSIGYVSIEGIKKILNNNFNNYCLKCFQR
- a CDS encoding MarR family winged helix-turn-helix transcriptional regulator, whose translation is MKENSVQMEKIMREINFKIKIEGRKVLKQLELSTAQFDVLQILYFKGDKKLSDISKSLGVTKSTTTGLIKRLEALNLIEKIQSSKDKRIYNVKITTKGKKIIDEVIIRRISLMEKVIEKMGKDETFIEKLIKLKNTLNEVVEGDEL
- a CDS encoding MATE family efflux transporter, with translation MSKDLTKGSIFKNIFLMAIPTMIGFSAQMIYDLVDLYWIGKISSQAIAGITIFTTIFWVVESLNEIIGSSSISLISQAFGRKDIKSTNIAIEQTITFKFLMALIAAIILSIFLKPIMYLFTDIETVNMGLEYGYIRLFFLPIMFSSYSVNTALRCIGDPKTPMFIMIFVSILNIFLDPIFMFDKTPFLSIPGFNLGVFGAAVATIISQSIAFFIGFYFLFSGKRGIKPSLKGLLKLNKNVDISLMTIGLPNGFEIFLRNLSNTFILGFISVFGNNALAANGIAGRIFGFAFMPLVGLSMGSSTIIGQSLGANDVKRAEDSSKMAAFLSISFMMIFTIIILFFSQNILSLFTDNIEVIKFGSDFLIFGSIGLIFLGYGFGLATAFSGSGYNIPFFISSMISRWGVQLPFLIVFIKILNFDINWVWASFLFADLAETIVSVSFYNKGKWKLKRVK
- a CDS encoding PEGA domain-containing protein, whose translation is MNYKKSVLSIFYLMILTLFSFSANIVIQGLKGTDIFINDVYNTTIQSEQTIIEIPEGNYNIKLKKSGFTDYEKNIQLQQNSYENLIAQQIPLTRIEFNLNIPQFTVEYEYQQTKINYELKNKDYIDIPYTVKSIKIMANEYNTLEVNLNSKPFLKTTITDELLKMGYIKINTTPEKSKVYYKNEYIGETPIIIEKEKIEDIYIEKEGYIREKIENYSNQGEMTINLNKGINLSIGSNPIETAVYIDGEYKGNTPYSSMLKKGKYTITLSKFGYKTKQMYINLEKEEDYNSYYITLESMFNEINIINAKEYEINIDGVYFGNGINKIYIDDSKHSFRALNKDKNINTVIGKNIKMIDLKRTSFINVVGSENEYINMLNKSLKSPSFFNLNLISNEQPVSIKTISNNYIVNAKPGESSDLFTKEDKAMLIISSNNPNTSFYINGDYVNAQDAINKIVNPGTYNIKANFANMSEIINVDIKDNEIKYINFNFKYDIPVKIKSDTGIKVNDKNYTNIPELFYLNMGANKIEYKNEKIIIFIYEPQYIDLTSLN
- the purN gene encoding phosphoribosylglycinamide formyltransferase; this translates as MKKIIILASGNGSNFESICKKIDKNVKIECLITNNPMAQVIQKAKKYQIKTHIIDSKSINKNEYKELLIKTLEKYSSIDLIVLAGYMKIIEKEIIEKYKNKIINIHPSLLPAFKGMNAIQKAYTYGVKYTGITIHYIDENIDEGTIIEQKVIKINYKENLEYLENKIHEIEHETYTKVIEKILKTM